In the genome of Ictalurus punctatus breed USDA103 chromosome 3, Coco_2.0, whole genome shotgun sequence, the window TTCATTATTCATAAAAGACTGTGCCAGTAGTGAGCTTAGGTGaagttagctaatgttagacATTGGTGTTAAAAGCATGATTCTTATTGCTTGACACATAATTAACGAGTCTAATTATGATTACAAGATTTTATTCCGtcacacattttaaataccgatcaaaataaacattagcattttagTCTTTACTACTTATGCCGTGAAAGTGCATAAAAAGCACCATATTACATTATAGTctgcaggcagtgtgttgtgttgagGTACTTCGAATAAAAActctggccactttaataggaacacttgtacccgtgctcattcattcataaacatcagaatggggggggggtgtgatctcagtgactttggtGGTCAGGGGGGAATGGCCCTGTTTTAAGGTGACAGGAAGGATATGGTAACTCAAGGTAACATTCTTTACAACCGCggggagcagaaaagcatctcagaacacacaaaatATCAAACCTGGACAGCAGAAGATTGGACAAGACCAGGTTATAACAATTGTGCATTCTGATGTCTGAGTATCTGAGTGATTTTGTGCATACTGTTGCttcaacatgattggctgatggaatgaatgaatagGGTTACAGGTGTGCCTATTAAAGTGACCGGTGAGACTGTACTGTACAATATCAGGTTTAAGTTCTTCACCCAAGTCACAATCCTGTCATTTATTCATGACCCTGAAACAGAAAGTTCTGATGGTTGGCATGTGTACCTGCTTGGTGAGAACGTAGTAGGCGTAGACCCCCATGCTGGTGGAGAGGGTGATGAAGTAGGTGACAGGCTCCATGATGTCCCAGGAGTAAACCCACCATGTGAGCCAGGCCAGAGCTCCACCCTGCACCGAGAGCAGAGCCAAGCCAGTCCAGAGAGCACGCGAAGACCTGTGCTCAGCTCTCATGACAAGATGAGTCTtcatctaaaacacacacaaatatcatTTATTACAGGTGTACAAACAAATAATGTGCTGCAAACTCGACACGAAACTTTAGCTATAACCATTACCGCGTGCATGAAACATCTTAGCTGCACAAGATATTTGATGGCATTGtgattatttatgatttatgaataaacCAGCTGGGGAACAAATAAAAAGCGTGCAGACACGAGCGAGTTTTACTCGCagtgatgccacagccatcatAACCAGCGAAAGCAGAACTGGCTGTACTTTCCTGGGGTGGGAAAAAATATGCAGGGTTTTTAGTAGACAGGAAAACATTTCCCAGTGAAACACAGATCAAACTTTAAACTAAATAAGGTTCTATGGTTTTGGCATCAATGGGACAGCATATACAAAATACATTATCACTTCATTTAAAAGCCATTtataatttatgtaattttgGAGACCTGTAAAATGGATGTGGGCTGTCAATGAAGTTGGCAATAAGTATATAATAAGAATATAACCTGCTCTAGAGGCATGAGTTCTTGTTTCAGAATGTCCAGTTTCTGCTGTAGCTGCCTTTCCTTTATCAGGTGATGCTTAGGCAGGTTCAGCGCTGTGTGTAACATGTGCACCATGTCCTTCATATCTGTCACGCTCGTCACTGCCTCACTTGGCACtgactctacacacacacacacacacacacacacgcacacacacacacacacacacacagagagacaaagcAGAATTAAACCTTCATTCCTGGTTAAAGGTGCATAGCTGGTACGGGTACTCAtaacagattttatttaaaattgctAAATTATCTAACCTTCTATTCAGGATTTTGTTTTCCAATGTTAGCCTTTGCTAATTCCCACACCTGTATCGGTCTCCAATTGTAAGTAATTTACTTGAAAGTCTCTAAAAGCGCCCAAGAACCGTTTACGTTCATGTAAAGAGGCCATTTGACCAACTACAGAATTTTTAGTAGAACATCATCTACTAACAATCAAATAAACTACAATACCTACAAACATCTGTATACCTACCCCTATTCCTAATTACAGGAAATCTGATCATGTTGCACTCGTTCTCGTTCTTTGTGAAGTCTTGCTCCAAGTTTCACTGTGATGTTACTGCATCTCTTTGTTCAGCAGTTTCTCTAGTTTTTATCCCAGTGTTATTAAATCCATGGTCTGGTGTTTGCCCATTTGCTGATCACCGGACCTTCTGCCTCTTTATACTTTATGATTACTACCAGCACTTTCTGGTTAGTAGGCTTCGATTACTTTGAATAAAACCCAAATATGCATCTGGCATCTCTTGTCTGTGCCCTTTTACTCATTAATTGTGTTTTAAGTTTGTTTACCCACTGCAAACTGATGCATGGAAGCTTCAAAATGCTGAAGCTTGTACCCAGAAAAGAGATCAGGAGCTTGTGATGTATACCTGTTGGTGCTGCTTGGACACTGTAGACGACTCCATTGATACACAGCTGGAAGTCCTTGTTGAGAAGAGTGTACAATGATGTAGTGGAGGCAATCCTCACACCATCTGTGTACAAAGAACACATTTCAAACCATACAAGTTCAGTGATGTGCTGTTTATATGACCAACAAACCAACACACACCTTCCAATACACTAACAGTTTAGAGGAGAATAACGAGCTGCACTTAGCCTCAGATGGTATACAAtcacttctctttttttaaaaaaaatttcttctgTGTTAAATTACTCTCAtcacatgtttatttttattttataaaacataattGCATAATTTCTTCATGTTTCTTAATTATTTCTATcccacagcagctctgacagtagttctggctgtaattcaaatcacaggttcatattaatgcactcgaTTTAATACATTATTGCTTGAATATTAACAAAAGAAAGTATACGTGCATatgtttttcttattaacttattgtgTCTTATTAAGAGAGGAAGAAATTATTAATAGCTGGTGATATCTGGAGCTAACTTGTTTAATGGACCTTCCACAactgtaaatgtaactacaaatgaataaaaatgttaaatgtgttgttcattaataaattagcTGCTGCGTTTATGTCTCTGAGGGTctgtgtgtacctgtggtgAGTACGGAAGCTGTTGAGATGCCTGGATCCTCTCTCTGGATGTCATGAATAAAGTCACTGACAGTTGAGATCATAGGTCTCAGGTGGAACAGGCATTTCTCCTGTCTGGAAGGCAGAGGCAGAGCCAGTACTGGGCGGCCATGTCTGTACTGCACTGAAAGATCTACAGCATGAAGAAGACATCAGAAGTGATCGTTTATGTATACCTGTATGTATTGAAGAAactttataataattacaaagTTGTCATGTAGAAAGAGTACCACTAGATGGTGCTACAGTGCTACAGCAGGCGTATGGGAGACTCCACTGGCTGAGCtgaaaagacagaaaacagACATGTATATTGATATAGATCCATATCCAAAATTGCACATTCGGCACAAGTTCATATTATgtttaacaaaacaacaacagggagatagacagagagatgcaGCGGACTGACAAATTTTACTTATACATACGCATATTTTGCCGTTTCCACACCCCCAGCATACTATAGATCAATCTATAGACAGACAGTGCAGACTACAGACAGCATGGactatagacagatagatagtgTAGACTATATAGAGACATTGTAGTGTAGACTATAGACAGACAGTGTAGTGTAGactatagacagacagataccaTAGactatagacagacagaaagtgtagactatagacagacaggtagtgtacactacagacagacaggtcgTGTAGACTATAGACAGACATGTAGTGTAGGCTATAGACAGACATGCAGTGTAGgctatagacagacagatagtgtAGGCCATAGCCAGACAGAGAGGTAGTGTAGACTATAGACAGAGAGGTAGTGTAGACTATAGACAGAGAGGTAGTGTAGACTATAGACAGAGAGGTAGTGTAGGCTATAGACAGAGAGGTAGTGTAGGCTATAGACAGAGAGGTAGTGTAGgctatagacagacagatagtgtagactatagacagacagatagtgtAGACTACAGCCACACAGTTAGTGTAGAttgtagacagacaggtagtgTAGACTATAGACAGACAGTGTAGTGTAAACTATAGAGAGACAGTGTAGGTAGAGACAGTGTAGACATGCAGAGAGACAGTGTGGACTACAGAAAGTATGGactatagacagacagatagtgtAGACTCTAGTCAGACAGGTAACGTAGACTatagagagacagtgtgtctacactacctgtctgtctatagTCTATGTGctatctgtatgtgtgtctagAACCAATACttcagtaccaacattcttaaaatgtggcggtacttgttttttttgcagtagcGTAGGTATCGTTGGTAATGAAGCTACaaaggttgcaattcttccggaactgatgggggcagcaaatacgagtaagtgttttagtctgtccacaagtggtaatgaagaagaatgcctacaagcacacgggaaacactacagaagtttagctctgCCCTGACTCATTGAGTGGAAATGTGGTAagtcaaatatggaaatactttgcATTCGAGGCGgttgacaacaaacatataattgatgctctgaagctgGTGTGCAACCGATTATTTAGTTCATtttcaaacaaagtgaggaaacacctggaatttgccgaaacacctgaaagacggtccctatattgtgtttgtttgaggcagctggcattgtagccgtgaaaccagctaacgttatgctccatgtaatgttagcaatagccagttatttgttaacaacgCTAACGctttgcaatgttataaacttcctcctaatgggccaccatgcaccGGCattctttttggcctgccaccatatcagtgaatttaaattaatgcttgtattcagagtataagggggtGTGTGTACTTAGGAGTACCTTAGCACTTGTAccctccactgttttattagtaattgtcagacagtgtttcaTAACtaatatctatatctatctctctctctctgatgtcctccaggagagattttaagtgtattatatatatatatatatatatatatatatatatatatatatatatatatatatatatatatattttttttttttttctttcttcttcttgataCCACACAGTGGCATCAACTTTGGTattgagtatcgtgtacttttagtggtatcggtaccaactactagatttttggtatcgtgacatccctagtagaCAGACCAACACTGTAgatagaaaaacacacaaacaaagagtcaaacagacagacagtttaaCTGTGCACACAGACAGTTAGCCAgacagtgtaaacagaccatgTAGATAGAGATAAAcagctagacagacagacaagcagacAGTGCTAACAGAAAGACACAATAGATACCTATAGATAGATAcctatagacagatagatatctAAGGAGTTTTTCAGGTGTTCTgatgttttttgcattttttactAACATTCTCACTCTTTGGAAATGTCTCTTTGGCTTTTATTTCCATCTCTGAATAATGGGTTTTCTGCTTTCGATCTTAGACCTGGCTGTTTTTCTGATTCATTGGTAACTTCAGAGTGAACTGTGAGAGTCAAAGcgtcatttaaaatgtttcaagTTAACGGGAACCTTAATGAGTTGCATTCAAAAACCACGGGGATAACAATGACTGTACTCAAGATGAACAAATTGTTagacagacacgcacacagcaGACAACATTACTCGTACTCTATCTCTGCTGAATTCTCCACCATCATGATCGACTTACGCAAACATTCACTGTTTACTTTAGCAGGGTGTGGAGGATAAGTAAAACGGAGGAGAACTACAGAGAATTGAATAATGCTACCTGTACGGATGTTGTGAATTAGAGTCTAAAAGTCCAGTGCTTATGTCCTGATGCACAGAAATGTAATTTTCTTGTTTTAGCAGTTCCCCTATGAATGCACATTTCTCCACGGTAGTTTAGAGATTTGTGATTGAGTATTCGTTTTATGTACTCAATGGTGTCTGTAGGCATTTTTCATTTACATATCAAAATTTCTAATTtactaattaattttttttccagtttactAAACTGATTAATTTATTTCCCAACAAAACACTGGCTTCAACATTCCCAGTACccttaaaatatgtattttctGACATCTGCCCTGGAGAGAATACAAAAGGTAAATGGTCTGCTCTTATattgtgcttttttaaccttagcagttctacaaagtgctttacactgggtctcattcacccactcacacataCTCTCGTGTGAGTGAACACACATTGGTGTgtaccaatggtagcagagctgccatgcaagggaCCATCGGGAGCaaattggggttcagtgtcttgcccaaggacacttcggcatgtggattcatgtgggccgggaatcgaaccgccaaccctacgattagtggacaacctgctctaccacctgaaccacagcaaTACAAGCACTGAGgctcttcctgtaatgtctaacGAGGTTGGGGACACTTGAAAAAGTATCCTGGTTCGTTCGTCCATGCACAACCTTTAAAATCGTTTATATTCTTAGTTGTGTCCCTCTTTAATTCACACCACAGTCTGAACCTGGCAATCAGATTTTAGGCTGCCTGCTACTTAGAATTCCTCATGCCATCAAATGTCACAAATTCCTCTGAAGCACCAGccacaaaacagccccaaagcatcAATGAACAACTTCCTTATGTTACAGTGGGGTATCAGATGTTCATCAAGGTGCCTTCTAAGTtcaaggttttgtttgttttttttcctaatgtTAATGTGTGACATGGAAACAGGATTTTACATGTGTACGAGATCATATTTATACCTCAGGGAAACAGGAAACAGAGTTTTCATTTACAGagtgaatgaaaaataatatatgCGTTTCAAGAACAGTTTTAGTTTTTCTtagcattcatttaaaacattccTTAGGAGGTGTCAATAAATTTACCACatatatacaattatttaaaaaagtagtTCTAATGAGaagaattttttgttgttgttgcttagaatgaatttaaattattattggaatgaattttatttttgaattattatgtgtaatgtttattttataaaaatctTCACTCATTTTTATGCAGGGGCCAATAATTCTAGAAATAATACAAGGTACTGTTATGTCTACTGTTAAAAGCTGGCCTCAGATATCTAATAAAGACAAAACCGATAACTTTAAAGTACAATTCATGTGCAAGTGTCTAGTGTTATGAGTATCAAACCAACACTGTGAACCACAATCAT includes:
- the LOC108262961 gene encoding calcium uniporter protein, mitochondrial isoform X1 translates to MAASRTFFKLFGFYRSLPQSCAVFKTSANPLQTLSQWSLPYACCSTVAPSSVDLSVQYRHGRPVLALPLPSRQEKCLFHLRPMISTVSDFIHDIQREDPGISTASVLTTDGVRIASTTSLYTLLNKDFQLCINGVVYSVQAAPTESVPSEAVTSVTDMKDMVHMLHTALNLPKHHLIKERQLQQKLDILKQELMPLEQMKTHLVMRAEHRSSRALWTGLALLSVQGGALAWLTWWVYSWDIMEPVTYFITLSTSMGVYAYYVLTKQDYVYPDAKDRQFLHYFYKGVKKQKFSVERYNALKDELASVEDDLRRLRNPNRLQLPVEQPEPNSHAALP
- the LOC108262961 gene encoding calcium uniporter protein, mitochondrial isoform X3, with the protein product MAASRTFFKLFGFYRSLPQSCAVFKTSANPLQTLSQWSLPYACCSTVAPSSDLSVQYRHGRPVLALPLPSRQEKCLFHLRPMISTVSDFIHDIQREDPGISTASVLTTDGVRIASTTSLYTLLNKDFQLCINGVVYSVQAAPTESVPSEAVTSVTDMKDMVHMLHTALNLPKHHLIKERQLQQKLDILKQELMPLEQMKTHLVMRAEHRSSRALWTGLALLSVQGGALAWLTWWVYSWDIMEPVTYFITLSTSMGVYAYYVLTKQDYVYPDAKDRQFLHYFYKGVKKQKFSVERYNALKDELASVEDDLRRLRNPNRLQLPVEQPEPNSHAALP